A window from Gymnogyps californianus isolate 813 chromosome 27, ASM1813914v2, whole genome shotgun sequence encodes these proteins:
- the NUCKS1 gene encoding nuclear ubiquitous casein and cyclin-dependent kinase substrate 1 isoform X3 translates to MSRPVRNRKVVDYSQFQESDDADEDYGRDSGPPSKKIRSSPREAKNKRRSGKNSQEDSEDSEEKDVKTKKDDSHSAEDSEDEKEDHKNVRQQRQAASKAASKQREMLMDDVGSEEEEQEDDEAQFQETDSGSDEDFLMEDDDDSDYGSSKKKNKKVSKKSKPERKEKKMPKPRLKATVTPSPVKGKGKAGRPTASKATKEKTPSPKEEDEEPESPPEKKKSASPPPEKSGDEGSEDEAPSGED, encoded by the exons GAACAGGAAGGTGGTCGATTACTCCCAGTTTCAGGAATCAGATGATGCTG ATGAAGATTATGGAAGAGATTCAGGTCCCCCATCCAAGAAAATCCGTTCGTCTCCCCGGGAGGCTAAAAATAAGAGGCGATCTGGGAAGAATTCTCAGGAGGACAG tgaggattcagaagaaaaagatgtgaagACTAAGAAAGATGATTCACACTCGGCAG AGGACAGTGAAGACGAGAAAGAAGACCACAAAAATGTGCGTCAGCAACGACAGGCAGCATCCAAAGCAGCTTCTAAACAACGAGAGATGCTTATGGATGATGTGGGTagtgaggaggaagaacaagaggaTGATGAGGCACAGTTCCAGGAGA CAGATTCAGGAAGCGATGAAGACTTCCTCAtggaagatgatgatgatagTGACTATGGcagttcaaaaaagaaaaataaaaaggtctcCAAGAAATCCAagccagagaggaaagaaaagaaaatgccaaagCCCAGGCTAAAGGCTACAG tgacCCCCAGTCCAGTGAAAGGCAAAGGGAAGGCAGGCCGCCCCACAGCTTCCAaggcaacaaaagaaaagaccCCATCCCCCAAAGAAGAGGATGAAGAGCCTGAAAGTcccccagaaaagaaaaaatcagccAGCCCTCCACCAGAGAAGTCAGGGGATGAGGGATCTGAAGATGAAGCACCCTCTGGTGAAGATTAA
- the NUCKS1 gene encoding nuclear ubiquitous casein and cyclin-dependent kinase substrate 1 isoform X2, whose product MSRPVRNRKVVDYSQFQESDDADEDYGRDSGPPSKKIRSSPREAKNKRRSGKNSQEDSEDSEEKDVKTKKDDSHSADEDFGSEDDDLGADDGKADSDYESSQKSKKGKKAKPEKNKRAASKSRKRPAEDSEDEKEDHKNVRQQRQAASKAASKQREMLMDDVGSEEEEQEDDEAQFQENSGSDEDFLMEDDDDSDYGSSKKKNKKVSKKSKPERKEKKMPKPRLKATVTPSPVKGKGKAGRPTASKATKEKTPSPKEEDEEPESPPEKKKSASPPPEKSGDEGSEDEAPSGED is encoded by the exons GAACAGGAAGGTGGTCGATTACTCCCAGTTTCAGGAATCAGATGATGCTG ATGAAGATTATGGAAGAGATTCAGGTCCCCCATCCAAGAAAATCCGTTCGTCTCCCCGGGAGGCTAAAAATAAGAGGCGATCTGGGAAGAATTCTCAGGAGGACAG tgaggattcagaagaaaaagatgtgaagACTAAGAAAGATGATTCACACTCGGCAG atgAAGATTTTGGCAGTGAAGATGATGACTTAGGAGCAGATGATGGCAAAGCTGACAGTGACTATGAGAGctctcaaaaaagcaaaaaaggaaaaaaggctaaaCCAGAAAAGAATAAGAGAGCAGCCTCCAAATCCAGGAAAAGGCctgcag AGGACAGTGAAGACGAGAAAGAAGACCACAAAAATGTGCGTCAGCAACGACAGGCAGCATCCAAAGCAGCTTCTAAACAACGAGAGATGCTTATGGATGATGTGGGTagtgaggaggaagaacaagaggaTGATGAGGCACAGTTCCAGGAGA ATTCAGGAAGCGATGAAGACTTCCTCAtggaagatgatgatgatagTGACTATGGcagttcaaaaaagaaaaataaaaaggtctcCAAGAAATCCAagccagagaggaaagaaaagaaaatgccaaagCCCAGGCTAAAGGCTACAG tgacCCCCAGTCCAGTGAAAGGCAAAGGGAAGGCAGGCCGCCCCACAGCTTCCAaggcaacaaaagaaaagaccCCATCCCCCAAAGAAGAGGATGAAGAGCCTGAAAGTcccccagaaaagaaaaaatcagccAGCCCTCCACCAGAGAAGTCAGGGGATGAGGGATCTGAAGATGAAGCACCCTCTGGTGAAGATTAA
- the NUCKS1 gene encoding nuclear ubiquitous casein and cyclin-dependent kinase substrate 1 isoform X1, with product MSRPVRNRKVVDYSQFQESDDADEDYGRDSGPPSKKIRSSPREAKNKRRSGKNSQEDSEDSEEKDVKTKKDDSHSADEDFGSEDDDLGADDGKADSDYESSQKSKKGKKAKPEKNKRAASKSRKRPAEDSEDEKEDHKNVRQQRQAASKAASKQREMLMDDVGSEEEEQEDDEAQFQETDSGSDEDFLMEDDDDSDYGSSKKKNKKVSKKSKPERKEKKMPKPRLKATVTPSPVKGKGKAGRPTASKATKEKTPSPKEEDEEPESPPEKKKSASPPPEKSGDEGSEDEAPSGED from the exons GAACAGGAAGGTGGTCGATTACTCCCAGTTTCAGGAATCAGATGATGCTG ATGAAGATTATGGAAGAGATTCAGGTCCCCCATCCAAGAAAATCCGTTCGTCTCCCCGGGAGGCTAAAAATAAGAGGCGATCTGGGAAGAATTCTCAGGAGGACAG tgaggattcagaagaaaaagatgtgaagACTAAGAAAGATGATTCACACTCGGCAG atgAAGATTTTGGCAGTGAAGATGATGACTTAGGAGCAGATGATGGCAAAGCTGACAGTGACTATGAGAGctctcaaaaaagcaaaaaaggaaaaaaggctaaaCCAGAAAAGAATAAGAGAGCAGCCTCCAAATCCAGGAAAAGGCctgcag AGGACAGTGAAGACGAGAAAGAAGACCACAAAAATGTGCGTCAGCAACGACAGGCAGCATCCAAAGCAGCTTCTAAACAACGAGAGATGCTTATGGATGATGTGGGTagtgaggaggaagaacaagaggaTGATGAGGCACAGTTCCAGGAGA CAGATTCAGGAAGCGATGAAGACTTCCTCAtggaagatgatgatgatagTGACTATGGcagttcaaaaaagaaaaataaaaaggtctcCAAGAAATCCAagccagagaggaaagaaaagaaaatgccaaagCCCAGGCTAAAGGCTACAG tgacCCCCAGTCCAGTGAAAGGCAAAGGGAAGGCAGGCCGCCCCACAGCTTCCAaggcaacaaaagaaaagaccCCATCCCCCAAAGAAGAGGATGAAGAGCCTGAAAGTcccccagaaaagaaaaaatcagccAGCCCTCCACCAGAGAAGTCAGGGGATGAGGGATCTGAAGATGAAGCACCCTCTGGTGAAGATTAA